AAGTGGGAGGAGACGGAGCAGCTATGATGGATAACCGAAGGACTTGGTGGCAGCAGTGGACCGACATCAATATCAAACCTTTGAACGTCATGGTAGGTGGCCCCTGCCTCGGCCCACCCAAGCTGGGCATACCAGCGTAGGGTGGGGCACAGGACACCGCACTGGGTCCCCAGGGGCAGTGGCCGCACTGATCGGCCCTCTCCTCACCCTCACAGAGGGCCACTCACGAGCCCTACGCCCGGCCGGAGGAGCAAGTGCTGATCAACCGCAGAGACATCACTAGCACGAGGGTAAGGAGGAGGCCTGGGCTGCAGCCGGCAGCGACCCCCACCCCACAGTCACCCTTCTGCAGCTGTGCCCAGGGGGCAACAGGCCATCAGAATAACGCCGCCCCTTCTATTTTCTAAACAACCCCCCTGAGGACCCTCCCCAGCAGTGATCCCTGTGTTGGCCCCCTCATGGCATGTTATAACCTCCAGGCAGTGCTCCCTACGGGAACCCTTATATAATGACAGTCACCAGCAGAGACCCCAGAAGTCTCCCTTCCAATGATCCCCACAAAGATCCCCCAACAGTCACCCGCTTTTAGTGGCCGTATAGGTAGTGACCCCTACACTGATGCCCCCATTTCATGACCCCTCTCAGGCAACTTCTCCCCTTAgagtggccccccccccccgggacccCATTCACTGAGAACAAACGTCCAGGCAGAGGCCTCCCACCGTGACACCTGCCTGAAGGAAggtcccctgccctctcccaggATACCTGGGACATGCAGGAGTTCATCACTCGCATGTACATCAAGCAGCTGCTTCGTCACCCAGCCTTCCAGCTGCTGCTGGCCTTGCTGCTGGTGGTCAACGCCATCACCATTGCTCTGCGCACCAACTCCTTCCTTGGCCAGGTGGGACTCCAGCCTGACCTCTGCCCCCACTGATCTAATGGGGCAAGGGCTGGGTGAGGCACTTTTCTCTCGGGGCCCCAGACTCCTCATCTGTTCATGGTGATTGGATTGAATGTTCTTCAAGGGCCTGTCAATTCTGACGTTCCAGGGAACTAGAGATCAAGGAAGACCTCGTGGTGGAGGGGGCCCAGATTTGAGGAAGGCATTGGGTTTGtagagaggaagggcaggagaaAAATGGTGTGAGCAGAGGCAGACAAATGGGTGCCTGGTTGGGAAGGGTATcccattatatgtgtgtgtgtgtgtgtgtgtatacacacatatatatgtacatacacacacacatttttaagtttatttatttttgagagagagagagagaaaacacaagtgagggagaggcatagagggtgagggagagagagagaatcccaagcaggctctgcactgacagcccaatgtgggactcgaatccatgaaccgtgagatcatgacctgagcccaagttggaggcttaaccgactgagccacccaggcacaccaagggTATCCCATTTTAACAAATAGTCACAAAGCGAGGATCACTCTGTGCTGGGGTTCCGGGCATGATCACAGCAGACCCAATCCTGTCTCAGACTCGTGCACGTCATTACAAATGCCTGAGTGTCAGAGTACATGGGAGCTCAGAGTAAGCATCCCGGTAgggtcagggaagccttcctggagaaAAAGGATGCTTCCGCTGAGAACGAAGAGTGAATAGGAGTTGGCCAGGCAAAGAGCGGTGGGAAAGAGTGTTTAGGGTGGGCAAAACAGCTTGTGAGCGAGTTCTGTGTGTTGGTCTGGAAGTCCAGTATGACTTTGGTCTTAtccatgttttaatttctttacaagGCGTATACTACATACGTGAATTATGCTATTTGaagtcagtgttttaaaaatgtccaaTGTGGTGGCTGATGATTTCAGAGAGATGGTCAGCAGCTAGATGGTGCGGGGTTTTTAAGTTATCATAAGGAGGATGGCCTCTATCCTATGTCGTTGGAAAGTCAGGGAAGGGTTTAAAGCGCGAAAGTGACATAACCAGACGTGTGTTTCAGAAAACTTACACTGGCTGCTACAGTGTGGACCACGGAAAGGAGGGTGccaagaatgggaaaagatggtCTGGCAAGTTTAGTGAAAGATGGTGGGTCTTGGACCAGGGCCATGGCCGTTGGTAAAAGAGGTCACATGCATTTGAAACTCTCTAGGAGTTGAATCCATGGGCCTCCCGACTGCTTTTCTTTATAGCAAACACTTCATAAGCACTTCCTATGTGCCACCTTTTTTTAACATACATCATCATCTCACACGTGTAGGGAAGGGGAGAGCAAGAAGTTACACTTCTGGCTTGAGTAACTGTGTGGGGACGGTGCTGTTTGTTGGGACGTGGGGACATAGGACAATGAGTGGGTTTGGGGAGAATGCCGAGGTCACTTTGAATTGAGTAGCATTTGAGGCGCCCATGCAATATCCACATAGAGATGTCTAGTGAGAGGTTAGAGCTCAACTCTGAGATCCTGCTGAgagctcggggtggggggggtgggggtggagattCCAACGTGAGGGCTGCCAGCGTCTGGGTGGATGGTTGCCAGAAGCTAAAGGAGTAGACAAGGTCACCTGGGAAGAGCATATCCAGTGAGAAGGGAAGAACGCCAGGACAGAGCTCTGAGGAGAGTCTCCAACTGAAGGACAGAGAATGGAGGAGGTGCATGAAAGACTGAGGAGGAGTGACCAGTAAAGTGGGGAGGACCCAGGAGAGTGTGCTGTCTGGTCTGGGGCCAGAAATGGCAAGAGAGGAGGCCAGAGAAGGATCATGGAGCATCCCTTGGATTTAGTTCCTGTGGCCTTGACAGGAGCTGCCTCCCATGTGGTGGAGGCAGACACCCAACAGCCAAGATTGCAGCACAAGTAGAACTACAAGGCAGCTTCAACCCCTCAACGGATCGTGAAATCAGTTTAGACTGCAGATACCAGCATTCTGATACAGAATGAagtagaatgaaaaagaatgaaatggaaattgtacgtgtgtgcacacgcgagagagtgggggagggggaaagagggaggatgTGAAATACAAAATTCACCTCTTACTATAGGTCCCAGTCAAAAAATGCTAGCTAAAAGCTCTGGTGTAGGATAGGTGTCCATGAAGGTCATGGCCTGTGAATACCAGACTGGTTTTGAACCTTGTCCCTATGCCATTGGGAGCCATAGCAGGCTTGTGGGTGGAGGAAGCAACTCTGATTTAGCCATGGATGCTCATGACTTGGAGAAGGCGGATGGAGTATTTAGGAAGCTCTTGCAGCAAATAGTGCAGAGAGTTTATTGCCCCCGGGAGTCAGCGGGGTGGAGCTGAGGGGACAGAAAGCTCTTCCTTGTTATAGACCGACATCCCTGGCCCATGACACCCTTAGGCAATTTGGAACAGGCAGGGAGCCCAAAACCTTAATCTCCCATCTGGGTTTAAGAAACTCTGCCCAGCCTTTCATTGGCCAGTGGATATGGGTGAGGGCAAGGTTGTGGGGACCAGGAGGCCTCTGCGTGTGGTAGTGAACCTTGAGGCACTGAGTCTGTTGGCCATGgaagtggagaaagagaggagtccaAGGGACTTTGGTAACTACCAGGGTGGAGTTGGAGGCTGGGAGCTGTTAACAGGGTCACAAACTATAGTAGGGTTACAGCTTCATGGGAGATTGGGGGAAAGtgagttggattttttttttaatgtttatttatttatgttgagagagactgagagagagctggagtggggcagggagagtgggagagagagattcccaagcaggctccatgctgtcagtgccaagcccaatgtggggttcagtcccacgaactgggaggtcatgacccgagccgaaatcaagagttggatgcttaaccgactgagccacccaggcgccccagtgagtTGGATTTTAAACAGAATTCAAGGTCATGGTCATCCATCCATGAGTCCATCCACCCAGGGAACTGGACCCGTGAGTAGGCcagcggcggggggtggggggcatatGCAGGAAGTCGGTCAGGCCTTGTCTGGGAGATTTGGGAGACAAAGCAGCAGGAGTGTCTGGGACAACCAGAGAAGGAAGGATGAGGCTTGGTGCCCTCTGTCTCAGTGGCCAGGGCCTTTCCTTCCaatcctggagcctgttctgcCTCTCAGCCACCTCCCTTTTTCAAGTATTCCTGCTCCAGAGGTTAGGAGCAAAGGTTTATAGTCAGacaacagtctttttttttcttaattctttttttaatgtttacttatgtttgagagagagagtgagacagagtgtgagtgggggagggccagagagagggagacacagaatcggaagcaggctccaggctctgagctgtccgcacagagcccgacacggggctcgaactcacggaccacgagatcatgacctgagctgaagtcggacgcccagccgactgagccaccccggcgcccctataGTCAGACAACAGTCTTTATTGCTAACTCTGTGGCCTCAGGCACCTCTCtgattcctcatctgtgagacGGGAATAAAGCCCACTTTGGAGGACGATGGTGATGCTGACATGAATGACACATGTGGGGccttagcacggtgcctggcatgtACATGGACAATGTGGACTAAAGGCAGCTGCCAAGTTGCTGAGGATGAAGAGCAGCAGGATTACgggcctgcccttccccccacagaTGCCCCCCTGCCCAGCCTTGCCCAGGCTCTGTTCCACtgacctctctgcccctctctttttctctgtctttcataTAGAAACACTATGAGTTGTTCTCTACCATAGATGACATTGTGCTGACCATCCTTATCTGTGAGGTCCTCCTCGGCTGGTTAAATGGCTTCTGGATTTTCTGGAAGGTGAGATCCTGGGTCCTTTCGGCCATCACCCCAACTCCTTAGGGACTGCACCCCACTCCTGGGCTTCTGGTCCCACAAGccgagggtgtgtgtgtgtgtgtgtgtgtgtgtgtgtgtgttgtgtggagagagagaccaACCACTTCTGAGATGTCTGTGATGCAGCAGGAAGTAAtttgtactggggcacctgggtggctcagtcagttaagtgtctgactcttgattttggctcaggtcatgatctcatagttcgtgagtttgagccccaggtcgaacccctcattgggctttaagctgaccacatggagcctgcttgggattttctctctacccctctctctttgcccctctctctttgcccctcacaaGTGAGCACTTGTGCAAACCCCTATAGTCAAGTCATTTCTGAAGTCAAGggatttattttgcctttggcCATGTTTGAGAAGAGATTTTAAGAAAAcctactaggggcgcctggctggctcactcagtggagcatgcaacccttgatctcagggttgtgagttcaagcccatgttgggtatagagactacttaaaataaaatattttttttcaagcatataaaacagtttttttttttaacgtttatttatttttgagacagagagagacagagcatgaatgggggagggtcagagagagggagacacagaaccggaagcaggcttcaggctctgagctgtcagcacagagcccaacgcggggctcgaactcacggaccgcgagatcatgacctgagccgaagtcggccgcttaaccgactgagccacccaggcacccctaaaacagttttttttaatgtttatttctgagagagagagacagagacagagcatgagcagaggaggggcagagagagagggcgacacaaaatccaaagcaggctcctgcgatcagcacagagcccaacatggggctcgagtcatgaaccacgagatcatgacctgagccaaagtcagctgcttaaccaactgagccacccaggcacccctaaaataaaatattaaaaaaacaacaacaagactATCAAGTCTTTATACCTTTCAAAAAAGGAAGTATCATTTAAATACAGTtaccagggggcgcctgggtgactgtcatttgagcggccgacttcggctcaggtcatgatctcagggtttgtgggtttgagccccgtttcgggctctgtgctgccagctcagagcctggatggagcctgcttcggattctgtgtctccctctctctctgcacctcccccgctcacagtctgtctctctctctttctctctctctcaaaataaacattaaaaaaaattttttttaataccattaCCAGGATAACCAGTTAGAATTCTAAGCTTTCCAGGGGTCAGAGGTTCACAGAACACGGTGTAGTTGAACCCAGAACAACATTGCTGAAGTCTGGGCGTCTTAAAGACTGCTTTGTGCAAATAACATTTGCAAGGATGTTCATTACCAGAACATTGAAGGGATGGTGCACACCCTTAGTGTTTCCTCACTCGAGGGGAGGGGAGTAGGTACCGTGCTTTGTGTGAACATTTCAATGGTCCACTTTATCAGAATTAGCCCTGGAGGCAGGCAGACATCTGTTCCATAAGAGAAAACATTTCCTCCTTTGTAtcttcttgagattttttttttcagcagcagTAGGGGGTCTGCACTTTCTTAGCaatgcttctttaatttttttaatttttatttaagtaagctccacgcccagtgtggggcttgaactcaacaaaggACCCTGAGATGGCAAGTCACACCCTCTGTGGGCTGagcaaccaggcaccccagggggcCTTGCACTTTCAAGGTTAACCCCCAGGCTTTCATTAGGACAAGGGAATTGAAGCAAGCCTGAGAATCTTGTGCTCCTCCCAGCCACTCTGCTTGTCCCTTGAACCCAGggttctcaacctcagcactatagACCTTTTGGCCTGGATGATCCTTtattgtgggggctgtcctgtgcactggaGGGTGTTCTGAAGCattcctggcctctccccactagATGCCGCTTAGCACCTTCCTAGTTGTGACAACCAAgaatgtccccagacattgccaaatgtcccttggaGGGCAAAATCATCCCTGGCTGAGAACTCATGTCCTAAACCCTAACCTTCATCAGGGGCCAGGGTGAAAACCAGGGTTTGTTAGAGATtgtttctgcctccttctccctcacccccctgGCTGttgtggaggagggaggctgggggagggaaagaggaaatgcaGGAAAGTGGAAAGCCTGTAAATTAATATCTCAAAATATGACCCCACCATGTAGGAATCCCCAAAGTTTTGTCCCcagctcttccttttcttctactcTTGTGGATTCCTTTTTCCTCCTGACCCCCACAGCCTATTAATCAGTTTCACCGCCTAACCATTTCTCAAATGTCTTGCCGCCTCTGCATCTTTGCTACCCCTCTCTAGCTCTTGCCTGGTCTTCTCCCACTAGGATGTTGCTTTAGCCTCCAggataccccccaccccccccccatcaaagtAATCTCCCCAAGGCACAGGCCAAAGTATCCTTAAAATCCTGCCCTGGCTCCCTGTTGTTTATAGGATCAGGTCGAAAGGCTTTATAGTGCTTAAGGCCTTCCACGATGTGGCCCTTGCTTATTTCTGCAGCCTCATTTTTCCCTGCCTTGCCCTTGAAGTTCCGGCTACCAGACTGCTTGCAGCTGCACTCCCCAGCGCATACCCTCACGCATCCGCACACACCGCTGCTTCTCGCCTCCATGTCTTTGTGCAAGCTGACCTCTCGTCTATGAAAGCTCCCTGCCACTTTATTCATTTGCTCTACTCCTGCTTACAGCTTCAGACTCGTTCAGAGATCTTCTCTTCCAGGAAGTCCTCCCGCCTCTCCCAGGCCAGGTTAGGTGTTACTGTGTCTCCCTGACAATCTCTCTCACATGGAGTTTCAATTTACTGTCAGTCTGTCTTCCTGGAAATTGTGTGCCCTGCAGGGCAGAAGTCCTCTTGTATCCTCAGGATCTGGTGCAgggtctggcatatagtaggagCTTAATACTGGCTGGTTAGAACGCCGGATCTGTGGCCAGGCTGACTTGCGTCTCCTGATGTACGTGTAGGCACAGGCACGCCGAATGTGGGATTCCAGGAGGGCTTGTGTTCACTGTTCTACCTGATACgtttaagacctttttttttccattagaaaaagttttcttggggcgcctgggtggctcagtcggttgggcggccgacttcggctcaggtcatgatctcgcagtccgtgagttcgagccccgcgtcgggctctgtgctgacagctcagagcctgggacctgtttcagattctgtatctccctctctctgaccctcccctgttcatgatctgtctctccctgtctcaaaaagaaataaaacgttaaaaaaaaaaaaagttttctttttgaatatttaatgcAGATATAGATTGGTTGAAAACTATATTGAAAGGTACACAGAGAATTCTTCCTTCCACTCCCTCCCTtcatctcttcccctccaccccaggtAATCTTTTTAGATTTATAGCCTATCAGTGTGTATTTTGCGATCATAAGCTAATATGTGTatactttagttttcttttgcctttgtcctccatccctcctctccctcccttcctttgtttgcctttgcctccctcctccctcccctcgcACTTTGCTTTTGTCACTTAATGGATCCTGGCAACCTTTCTGTATCAGTACATGGAGATATTTCCCATTTGTCTTTTTTGCTACGCAGCGCTCCATTGAATAAATGCTCCGTGGTTTATTCAATCGGTGTCTCATTGCGGGACACTTTAGTTGTTTTCAACCTTACACAGGTGTCATTTTGTACTTGAACCAGAGTTTCCGTGGGTCAGATTTTAGTAGTGGGATCACTGGCTAAAACATACATGTATCCACTGTTTGTTAGATAAATTCCCCCTTTCGTGGCTGTGCTTGAACTTTTCATACATGAGGCTCCTTCCTCAGTCCCCACCCCTATGTAACTTTGTGCCTTACTGGACAGAGAGCTTGTAAAaatttcctgtctctgtctctgtctctgtctctgtctctctctctctctctcgtacaGTGAGGGCTAGTGTACTTCTGAACTGGCTACCGAAGTAGTGttcttgaatgtttttattagtatttacttttattgtattattaattatagtgtGAGCCACACAAAGCCTGGAGCATCCGAACGCTCTCCTGTCACCTAACCGTAGGGCCAGGCCATTTTCAGCAGTGCGCTAGCCCAGGTGGCTGCTCAGCTTAAGAACTAGCTGTGTGTACGTGAGAGTCTCCACCGTGTGTCTCTGAGACTGCACTTGGCTGTGGACACACGGACGAGACAGGGAGGGCATGTGTGTTTTGTGGCACGTTTGGGGAATGCAGATAAGTAACAGCAGTGGATGGCAGGTGACTGGCCCTGCTCTGAGAGGAACACTGAGCCTCCCAACCTTGGGGCAGTGGGAGGGCAGACCCAGGATGTCCCCACAGGCCGGGCCTGATAGACCCCACTGGGGCtggcccccccaacccccccaggACGGCTGGAACATCCTCAACTTCCTTATCATCTTTATCTTGCTCCTGGGGTTCTTCATTAATGAACTCAGTGCCATCTCTATCACCTATACCCTCAGGTGAGCTGGGAACTCGGGAGAAGAAGGGGAACTGTCTGGACCCCGGGAAGGAGATGAGGTGGGGATCAGCTCTGCCTGTCTGGGCAggtcagggggcggggggaggaggggcctgggaggggccaGGGGGCACCCCTGAGAGGCTGTGCCACAGGGCGCTTCGTCTGGTGCACGTGTGCATGGCGGTGGAGCCTCTGGCCCGGATCATCCGTGTCATCCTGCAGTCGGTGCCTGACATGGCCAATATCATGACCCTCATCCTCTTCTTCATGCTGGTCAGTGCCCTCCCTTGCCCTCAATCCTCCCCTTCCCTGAGCGGGGCCCCTGGGTCATTGGGGATACAGGGGTGtctggaagaagaggagaggccTATGGGCCTGAATCCCTGTCATTCCCTTGGCGGTGTTCATTTGCGTGGCATGTGCATGTCCTGTCCCCAAGGTCCCTGGGTGAAGTCCAGGCATCTTCTCTGGTTTCTCTGGCAGGTGTTCTCCGTGTTCGGGGTCACTCTCTTTGGTGCGTTTGTGCCCATGCATTTCCAGAACATGCAGGTTGCCCTGTACACCCTTTTCATCTGCATCACCCAAGATGGCTGGGTGGACATCTACAGGGACTTTCAGTGAGTGTCTGTGGGGCTTCCGGGCCCCCAGCCCAGTGGGGCGAGGCAGTGGGAGTGGGTGGTCCAGAGCTTGGGATGAGGGTGTGCCCAGCAGGAGGGGGGGTGCCTGGAACTTCAAACTGGGGAAAGGGAGACCCCTGAGACTGGGGCCTCTGGGTTTGTGGCCTGCTTGAAGCCTTGTTCCCCTTGAAATTCCACCTGTTCAAAGTCCTACTGCAGGCCTGTTCATCATTTCTCCTGTCATGCTAAACAACTGGGTAGGCCTTGAGCAAGAGAGCAGCTCTGTGGTTTCAGGACAGCCTCCCAGCCCACATCTGAGCCCACCAAGCTGCCTGGATTCCTGGGAACTCAGAGccccatttcattctttcttacaCCTGCTGCCCAAGTCCATTTGGGGCCATAGATGGCCACCAggttctgttcttttccattacCCTATTTGTTTCCAGTGCACTCTAGGAAGTGGGTCCTCCtgactgatttctttttatctcttgtgAGACTAGAAGCACAGCTGGCAAAGGGTTTCTGTGGGCACTACCCATTATGATGTAGGTAGTGGGAAAATCATAGAGTGTACAATAAAGGTATGCTGGAGGCTGGGCTTTTGAGTCTTTGCTCCATCACACTAGCCATGCAACCTTGGACAAATTCCTTCATCTctcttctgagcctcagcttcctcacctgctGATTGGGGATTATTGTAATTAACTGTGTCTGAATTGCTGTAAGGATCAACAGAGAAAATCTATTTAAATCtcttagcatagagcctggcacagagtatcTCTAtatgcgcgcgcgcgtgcgtgtgtgcgtgtgtgcgtctatgtgtgtgtgtgtgtgtgtgtgtgtgtgtatggaaagagagaaagaaagacctagtctttaggaaaatattttataggagATTCATAACAAGGTATTAATAGtagatggggtttttttttcctatatatctTCCTTCTAATTCTCCTATTATTAgcttgagttattttttaaaataagaaaatcgTGAATGAAGAGTGTAGCCAATAGATTAAACTTGATAATGCCGATGCACACATCTCCACCTTAGAGGGCTGGCTTGAGGCCCTGTGTGCTCAACAAAGAGCAGCTGCTATGACAGTCAGGAACAGGCATTCGATCAGAACAACAGCAGTGAGGTAGCAGACCCAGTGGGCCTTGAGGTAGTGTCCCCGTTTCCTAGATGGGGAAATCGAGGCTCAAAGGGCCAGGGAGGTGATGGGGCCCCTGTCTGCCATCTCCAGGATGGAGACAAGAGAGTACGCAATGGAGATTGGGGGTGCTGTCTACTTCGCCATCTTCATCACCATTGGTGCCTTCATTGGCATCAACCTGTTGGTCGTTGTGGTGACCACCAATCTGGAGCAGATGATGAAGGCAGGGGAGCATGGACAACTGCATCAGACAACCTTCCGTGAGGTGAGTGGGATggaagggcagaagggaggagggcgCAGAATGTACTGACTTGActgtgtatatgtgcacatatgtgtgtgtatgtgtgtatgtgagcgCACATGCACATGCTTCCACACTCGAGGGCCTGGGGAAAGTCAAGCCTGAGACCTGGGGGCAGCATCCCCTACCTTGAGTGACATCTGAGGGGTATGGATTtcctagatttttaaagtttttttattttgagagagagagagagagagagcatgcgcgtgcacaaggggggaggggcagagagagagagagagctagagagagaggatcccaagcaggctccacactgccagcacagagctcaatgtgggacctgaacccatgaaccatgagatcatgaccagagctgacacttaactgactgagccactcaggcgccccctagatgccttatttcttttaaaaaaaaaaatttttttttcaacgttttttatttatttttgggacagagagagacagagcatgaacgggggaggggcagagagagagggagacacagaatcggaaacaggctccaggctccaagccatcagcccagagcccgacgcggggctcgaactcacggaccgtgagatcgtgacctggctgaagtcggacgcttaaccgactgcgccacccaggcgcccctagatgccTTATTTCTATGGCAACTCAAAACTGAGTGGCTGGGTGACCTTTGGGCAGATAACCAAtttaagcctcaatttcttctgcaaaatgggaataataatagttattttcTCATAGGACTGTTATGAGAATTATGGAGATAAATGAACACACATACAACTCATTAAATGTTAGCTGCAGTGCTACTCATTCAGGGGTAGAACTTCCAAAAGGtcggtgggggtggagggtggagtaCTTCCAAAATGTTGACGGCTGTGGGCTATGACTTCAGAGTAGACAGGGCTTTAGAAGTTGGCTGGGTAGGATTTATCAGGAGGGAAACTGGGTGCTAAATTTTGAAAAGGGGCTAAGAATTTTCAAAGAGGTAGGGAAAGGGCTTATGCATCTGAAGCCTCCCACCACCAGCGTAGGGAGGCTAAGATCTGTTGGAGCTCAATGAGGGGCATTAGAACCCTGGTATCCTAGGAGACTCATCCTCCCCGAAGCCAAGCAGgaagggactgggggaggggtgccggctgagctctgtcccttccccgtttCCCTCTTCCCAGACaggcaaggaggaggaggatggaagTGACTACCTGCCACTGGTGCACTGTGCGGTCGCCCGTTTGGAGATGTCTGGCCTCCCCCAGGAGCCACTTACGGGGGGCAACCTGTCTAACCTCTCGGAAAACACCTGTGACAACTTTTGCCTGGTGCTCGAGGCAATACAGGAGAACTTGATGCAGTACAAGGAGATCCGAGATGAGCTTAACATGTAGGCCGGGCATTGGGGGTACCCCGAGTCCCATAAGTCTGGGCTGAGCGCAGACCTCGGGGCCATCACCATCCTATAACACGGACCCTGGGGCCCTACTTGACCGGGGTCTGTGGGTGCAGGAGCTAGAATCCCCAGACCTCCCTGTTCTTCCATCCCAAGTGAGCGCACAGCTTTGGCTGGATCTCCATAggagtgaggggggagggcaaAGCGGGGTGGATGCCAGGGAAGAGATGTGGGGTCTGCccccctttttctccttcccctccaaaCTCCCTCAGCCCTCGGAAAGTActcacccctctgcccccaggaTAGTAGAGGAGGTGCGCTCCATCCGCTTCAaccaggagcaggaggaggagctgATGCACAAGCATGTGTCCCTGAGCC
The window above is part of the Prionailurus bengalensis isolate Pbe53 chromosome C1, Fcat_Pben_1.1_paternal_pri, whole genome shotgun sequence genome. Proteins encoded here:
- the CATSPER4 gene encoding cation channel sperm-associated protein 4 → MMDNRRTWWQQWTDINIKPLNVMRATHEPYARPEEQVLINRRDITSTRDTWDMQEFITRMYIKQLLRHPAFQLLLALLLVVNAITIALRTNSFLGQKHYELFSTIDDIVLTILICEVLLGWLNGFWIFWKDGWNILNFLIIFILLLGFFINELSAISITYTLRALRLVHVCMAVEPLARIIRVILQSVPDMANIMTLILFFMLVFSVFGVTLFGAFVPMHFQNMQVALYTLFICITQDGWVDIYRDFQMETREYAMEIGGAVYFAIFITIGAFIGINLLVVVVTTNLEQMMKAGEHGQLHQTTFRETGKEEEDGSDYLPLVHCAVARLEMSGLPQEPLTGGNLSNLSENTCDNFCLVLEAIQENLMQYKEIRDELNMIVEEVRSIRFNQEQEEELMHKHVSLSLSVVSGSSLDIHDMTCQQDLITALINRDKVQESNTNLLLNKHKASR